In Nocardia sp. NBC_00403, one DNA window encodes the following:
- a CDS encoding lytic transglycosylase domain-containing protein: MTGVLAVAMVAVVLAGCGGERNLPPIPEGIPPGPGAALPVIDLDAPGRTAVQLRGWADEQADRLGIPSIALEAYGYAAAVLTRSRPDCGIAWTTLAGIASVESKHGTHRGAGVGADGSVRPSIIGIPLDGSPGVALVRDTDGGKLDGDPVYDRALGPLQFIPETWKRWGVDANGDGVIDPQNIDDAALTAARYLCASGGDLTSERGWQSALLTYNQSNTYLLTVRDRAAAYSVGRRA; the protein is encoded by the coding sequence ATGACCGGCGTTCTGGCCGTTGCGATGGTGGCCGTTGTACTTGCCGGTTGTGGAGGTGAACGCAATCTGCCCCCGATTCCCGAGGGTATTCCGCCCGGGCCCGGTGCCGCGTTGCCCGTGATCGATCTGGATGCGCCGGGTCGGACCGCAGTGCAGTTGCGTGGTTGGGCCGACGAGCAGGCCGACCGGCTCGGCATACCGTCGATCGCTTTGGAGGCGTATGGGTATGCGGCGGCGGTGCTGACGCGATCGCGGCCGGACTGCGGCATCGCGTGGACGACCCTCGCGGGCATCGCGAGTGTGGAAAGCAAGCACGGCACCCACCGGGGTGCGGGGGTCGGCGCTGACGGCTCCGTACGCCCGTCGATCATCGGCATCCCGCTGGACGGGTCCCCCGGCGTCGCGCTCGTGCGTGACACCGACGGCGGCAAGCTCGACGGTGACCCGGTCTACGACCGAGCACTCGGCCCACTGCAATTCATCCCCGAAACCTGGAAACGCTGGGGTGTCGACGCCAACGGCGACGGCGTGATCGACCCGCAGAACATCGACGATGCCGCCCTCACCGCCGCCCGCTACCTCTGCGCCAGCGGTGGCGACCTGACCTCTGAGCGCGGTTGGCAAAGCGCGCTGCTCACCTACAACCAGTCCAACACCTACCTCCTCACAGTTCGCGACCGCGCCGCCGCCTACAGCGTCGGCCGCCGCGCATAA
- the eno gene encoding phosphopyruvate hydratase has product MAIIEQVGAREILDSRGNPTVEVEIALDDGTLTRAAVPSGASTGEHEAVELRDGGERYGGKGVQKAVEGVLDEIAPAVIGLDAVEQRTVDQVLLDLDGTPDKSRLGANALLGVSLAVARAAAESSGLELFRYLGGPNAHVLPVPMMNILNGGAHADSGVDVQEFMVAPIGAATFKESLRWGTEVYHALKSVLKSKGLSTGLGDEGGFAPSVAGTKEALDLISVAIAKTGLKLGTDVALALDVAATEFYTSGSGYKFEGSVRTAAEMTQFYAELLTAYPLVSIEDPLSEDDWDGWVALTDEIGDKIQIVGDDLFVTNPERLEEGIAKGAANALLVKVNQIGTLTETLDAVELAHRNGYKTMMSHRSGETEDTTIADLAVAVGSGQIKTGAPARSERVAKYNQLLRIEDALGDSARYAGDVAFPRFAFEG; this is encoded by the coding sequence GTGGCCATCATCGAACAGGTCGGAGCGCGCGAGATCCTGGATTCTCGCGGCAACCCCACTGTCGAGGTCGAGATCGCCCTCGACGACGGCACCCTGACCCGGGCAGCAGTGCCCTCGGGCGCCTCTACCGGCGAGCACGAGGCCGTCGAACTTCGTGACGGCGGCGAGCGCTACGGCGGCAAGGGCGTACAGAAGGCCGTCGAGGGTGTGCTCGACGAGATCGCGCCTGCCGTCATCGGCTTGGACGCCGTCGAGCAGCGCACCGTCGACCAGGTGCTGCTCGACCTCGATGGCACCCCTGACAAGTCGCGCCTCGGTGCCAACGCGCTGCTCGGCGTCTCGCTCGCAGTGGCCCGCGCCGCCGCCGAATCCTCGGGGCTGGAGCTGTTCCGCTACCTCGGTGGCCCGAACGCGCACGTGCTCCCGGTGCCGATGATGAACATCCTCAACGGTGGCGCGCACGCCGACAGCGGCGTGGACGTGCAGGAATTCATGGTCGCCCCGATCGGCGCGGCCACCTTCAAGGAGTCCCTGCGCTGGGGCACCGAGGTGTACCACGCGCTCAAGTCGGTGCTGAAGTCGAAGGGCCTGTCGACCGGCCTCGGTGACGAGGGTGGCTTCGCGCCGTCGGTGGCGGGCACCAAGGAAGCGCTCGACCTGATCAGCGTCGCCATCGCGAAGACCGGCCTGAAGCTCGGCACCGATGTCGCGCTGGCGCTCGATGTCGCGGCCACCGAGTTCTACACCTCGGGCAGCGGCTACAAGTTCGAGGGCAGTGTTCGCACCGCCGCCGAGATGACGCAGTTCTACGCGGAACTGCTCACCGCCTACCCGCTGGTCTCCATCGAGGACCCGCTGTCGGAGGACGACTGGGACGGCTGGGTCGCGCTCACCGACGAGATCGGCGACAAGATCCAGATCGTCGGCGACGACCTGTTCGTCACCAACCCGGAGCGTCTGGAAGAGGGCATCGCCAAGGGCGCGGCCAATGCGCTGCTGGTGAAGGTCAACCAGATCGGCACGCTCACCGAGACTTTGGACGCGGTGGAGTTGGCGCATCGCAATGGGTACAAGACCATGATGAGCCATCGGTCCGGCGAGACCGAGGACACCACCATCGCCGACCTTGCAGTCGCGGTCGGCAGTGGCCAGATCAAGACCGGTGCACCGGCGCGTAGCGAGCGGGTCGCGAAGTACAACCAGCTGCTGCGTATCGAAGACGCGCTCGGGGACTCGGCTCGCTATGCGGGTGACGTCGCGTTCCCGCGGTTCGCGTTCGAAGGCTAG
- a CDS encoding FtsB family cell division protein, which yields MTERRARGTSPAGRGNRRTSRAVRPRPADTTARPAAARTSRKRADSDNKAAPQKVVARAGAHDDRHERTILGLSTGKAVVLAIVVCALALTLAVPLRTYFTQRAEAAHLAQQRTELEADLARLRDRRAQQQDPAYVKTEARDRLRLVMPGETPYIVQVPGIEAPAQPAAAPKSKAPDPWYTELWRSISQPQALAADPVAPTPSGPPAAAPPPPGPEGPR from the coding sequence ATGACGGAGCGACGTGCGCGTGGTACCAGTCCGGCCGGACGCGGGAACCGCCGCACGTCGCGTGCCGTCCGGCCGCGCCCTGCCGACACCACTGCCCGACCCGCCGCCGCGCGCACTTCGCGCAAGCGGGCGGACTCGGACAATAAAGCAGCGCCACAGAAGGTCGTAGCGCGGGCCGGTGCACACGACGACCGGCATGAGCGCACCATCCTCGGGCTGTCCACCGGCAAGGCGGTAGTCCTCGCCATCGTGGTGTGCGCACTGGCACTCACTCTGGCGGTGCCGCTGCGCACCTATTTCACGCAGCGGGCCGAGGCGGCGCATCTGGCGCAGCAACGCACCGAGCTGGAAGCCGATCTGGCCCGGTTGCGTGATCGCCGTGCGCAGCAACAGGATCCGGCCTACGTCAAGACCGAGGCCAGGGATCGGCTGCGGCTGGTGATGCCCGGTGAAACGCCCTACATCGTGCAGGTGCCGGGTATCGAAGCACCTGCCCAGCCTGCCGCGGCGCCCAAATCCAAGGCGCCCGACCCTTGGTACACCGAGCTGTGGCGCAGCATCTCCCAACCGCAGGCCCTCGCGGCCGATCCGGTGGCGCCGACACCGTCCGGCCCACCGGCTGCCGCGCCGCCCCCGCCAGGACCGGAAGGACCCAGGTGA
- a CDS encoding SRPBCC family protein — protein sequence MIEAEVTVTVAPERAFAALADGWLYASWVVGASHIREVDPGWPAVGTRIHYSLGLWPLTVQDVTEVRAVDAPRMLDLEARLWPVGSARIRLDLDEVAPDVTRIRMTEHAMSGPGQLLPNAVQGLLLKPRNQESLARLSDLIIGKSRAAT from the coding sequence ATGATCGAAGCCGAAGTCACCGTGACTGTCGCCCCCGAGCGGGCGTTCGCGGCCCTCGCTGACGGCTGGCTGTATGCGAGCTGGGTAGTCGGCGCGTCGCATATTCGGGAAGTCGATCCCGGCTGGCCCGCAGTCGGCACCCGTATTCACTACAGCCTCGGACTTTGGCCGCTGACCGTGCAGGATGTCACCGAGGTGCGCGCGGTAGACGCACCTCGGATGCTCGACCTGGAGGCGCGGCTGTGGCCGGTAGGCTCGGCGCGCATCCGCTTGGACCTGGACGAGGTCGCGCCGGATGTGACGCGAATCAGAATGACCGAACACGCCATGAGCGGCCCCGGTCAGCTGCTGCCGAACGCCGTGCAGGGCCTGCTGCTCAAACCGCGCAACCAGGAGTCGCTGGCACGACTGTCCGATCTCATCATCGGCAAGTCCCGCGCAGCGACCTGA
- a CDS encoding TauD/TfdA family dioxygenase, whose translation MKSVLAERKTFHPQEIEQRELPTAAGRAVRELAQEICTTLDSRAGGAAHMTHTLTDPELLAQIDGRVGELPADVRTTMRPPATTAGATIVSRLPLTDEEFGPTPPSWHDAAQWSGEAARLASSFQLDIVMLLLARSAGEPFGWHGQQGGRLVNNIVPSPGHEHEQSGASSKTLLSPHTEDAFHPQRANLLMLACLRNPDRVATTVSSVRRTELTAAQRTLLSTPTLPILPDVSYGSGHERYPVTPLPTLWHAESTGDTTDLTLRYDPAYTPLADADAEFRSAYAHLTAELERVCVTAALAPGQLLLVDNDVAVHGRVPFTARYDGTDRWLKRVNVHLPERRRRAAEADENGYGQQIVAPFRSARTAPLATGRAVPIRAGAGRGPASAGAERDTADDRGTVEHS comes from the coding sequence GTGAAAAGCGTTCTCGCCGAACGTAAGACGTTTCACCCGCAGGAGATCGAACAACGCGAGCTGCCCACCGCCGCCGGGCGTGCGGTCCGCGAGCTGGCGCAAGAGATATGCACCACACTGGACAGCCGCGCCGGTGGTGCTGCACACATGACGCACACGCTGACCGATCCCGAACTGCTCGCGCAGATCGACGGCCGCGTCGGCGAACTGCCTGCCGACGTGCGCACGACGATGCGCCCACCCGCCACCACCGCGGGCGCGACCATCGTCAGCAGACTGCCGCTGACCGACGAAGAATTCGGCCCGACCCCGCCCAGCTGGCACGACGCGGCACAGTGGAGCGGCGAAGCAGCCCGTCTCGCAAGCTCTTTCCAGCTCGACATCGTCATGCTGCTGCTGGCCAGGAGCGCGGGCGAACCATTCGGCTGGCACGGTCAGCAGGGTGGTCGCCTTGTCAACAACATCGTCCCGTCCCCCGGACACGAACACGAACAGTCGGGCGCGAGTAGCAAAACGCTACTCAGCCCACATACCGAAGACGCCTTCCACCCGCAGCGGGCCAACCTGCTGATGCTCGCATGCCTGCGCAATCCGGATCGGGTCGCCACCACCGTCTCCTCGGTGCGCCGCACCGAACTCACCGCGGCGCAACGCACTCTACTCAGCACGCCCACGCTGCCGATCCTGCCCGACGTGTCCTACGGTTCCGGCCACGAGCGCTACCCGGTGACTCCGTTGCCCACTCTCTGGCACGCCGAATCCACCGGCGACACCACAGATCTGACGCTTCGATACGACCCGGCCTACACCCCGCTCGCCGATGCCGACGCCGAATTCCGCAGTGCCTACGCACACCTCACCGCGGAGCTGGAGCGCGTCTGCGTCACCGCGGCGCTCGCACCCGGTCAGCTGCTGCTGGTCGACAATGACGTCGCCGTGCACGGTCGGGTGCCGTTCACCGCGCGTTACGACGGCACCGATCGATGGCTCAAGCGGGTGAACGTCCACCTGCCCGAACGACGTCGCCGCGCCGCCGAGGCCGACGAGAATGGCTATGGGCAACAGATCGTCGCCCCGTTCCGCTCGGCTCGCACTGCCCCGCTCGCGACCGGCAGAGCAGTACCGATTCGAGCGGGTGCCGGCCGCGGCCCCGCCTCGGCCGGAGCAGAGCGGGACACAGCCGATGATCGAGGAACCGTTGAACACTCGTGA
- a CDS encoding Ppx/GppA phosphatase family protein, which produces MSDRVAAVDCGTNSIRLLIADVLGDGRLADVHREMRIVRLGQGVDASGSLAPEAIERTRVALADYAALMREAGVSRVRMVATSATRDASNREDFFDMARAELGTVVPGAEAEVITGDEEARLSFTGAVGELSSERGPFVVVDLGGGSTELVLGDSDGVQAAFSADIGCVRITERCLPGNPPTDDQVSAAREFAARRLAEAFARVPVEGAHTWVGVAGTMTTIAAVALDLPEYDSERVHLTRLNADQIHAVCDSLIAMNHDQRAALGPMHPGRVDVIGGGAVITEVLADELSRRAGISELIVSEHDILDGIALSIV; this is translated from the coding sequence ATGAGTGACCGAGTAGCAGCCGTCGACTGCGGCACCAATTCGATCCGACTACTGATCGCCGACGTGCTCGGCGACGGTCGCCTCGCGGACGTGCATCGTGAGATGCGCATCGTCCGGCTCGGCCAGGGCGTCGACGCGTCCGGCTCGCTGGCCCCCGAGGCCATCGAACGAACCAGGGTCGCGCTGGCCGACTACGCGGCATTGATGCGCGAGGCCGGCGTCAGCCGCGTGCGGATGGTCGCCACCTCTGCCACACGCGATGCCTCCAACCGGGAGGACTTCTTCGACATGGCCCGTGCCGAACTCGGCACCGTGGTGCCCGGCGCAGAGGCCGAGGTGATCACCGGTGACGAGGAGGCGCGGCTGTCGTTCACCGGAGCGGTCGGCGAATTGTCCAGCGAGCGTGGCCCTTTCGTGGTCGTCGACCTGGGCGGCGGCTCGACCGAGCTCGTGCTCGGCGACAGTGACGGTGTGCAGGCCGCATTTTCGGCCGACATCGGGTGTGTCCGGATCACCGAGCGCTGTCTGCCGGGCAACCCACCGACGGACGACCAGGTCAGCGCCGCAAGGGAATTCGCCGCGCGGCGACTAGCCGAGGCCTTCGCGCGCGTTCCCGTCGAAGGCGCGCACACGTGGGTCGGCGTCGCGGGCACCATGACCACCATCGCCGCCGTCGCCCTGGATCTCCCCGAATACGACTCCGAGCGAGTTCATCTGACCCGCCTGAACGCGGATCAGATCCACGCGGTCTGCGACAGCCTGATCGCCATGAATCACGACCAGCGCGCCGCCCTCGGCCCCATGCATCCCGGCCGCGTCGATGTCATCGGCGGCGGCGCGGTGATCACCGAGGTCCTCGCCGACGAATTGTCCCGGCGTGCAGGCATTTCCGAACTCATCGTCAGTGAGCACGACATCCTCGACGGCATCGCGCTGTCCATCGTCTGA
- a CDS encoding peptide MFS transporter, with translation MSETAITEQPVEGRTLFGHPIGLTNLFGVELWERFSFYGMLTILGYYLYYSTTEGGLGLSQSTGVGIVGAYGGLVYLSTVLGGWIADRLLGMERTVFYGGVVVMAGHIALGVLPGLVGVGVGLVLVAFGSGGLKANASSLLGTLYKPGDPRFDGGFTLFYLGINLGAFSGPLLTGLLQRHWGFHYGFGAAAVGMAVGLTQYVVFRRNLGSAGRQVPNPLPRSALCPIAALFVGAAIVVAIVLATGLVNLNNLSEVTTGVIVVASIAYFVVMLTSAKVSTVERSRVRAFIPLFIANAVFWSLFQQIFTVLAVYSDERMNWSIFGWTAPSSWIGSVEPVWVILLSPLFALMWTKLGNRAPSTPHKFAMGVIGMGLAFWLFVLFSSAEGKSVPALAVFAVMAAFAVSELLLSPIGLSVTTQLAPEAFRAQMMALYFFSVGLGTSMSGTLARFYDADHEFAYFGITGAVAILAGLVVVALSPLVSRHMQGVH, from the coding sequence ATGTCCGAGACAGCCATAACTGAGCAACCGGTCGAGGGGCGGACCCTGTTCGGTCACCCCATTGGACTGACCAATCTCTTTGGTGTCGAGCTATGGGAGCGATTCTCGTTCTACGGGATGCTCACCATCCTCGGCTACTACCTGTACTACTCGACGACCGAGGGCGGTCTCGGGTTGTCGCAGAGCACCGGCGTCGGGATCGTCGGTGCGTACGGCGGCCTGGTGTATCTATCCACGGTGCTCGGCGGCTGGATCGCCGACCGGCTGCTCGGTATGGAGCGCACCGTGTTCTACGGCGGCGTAGTGGTGATGGCTGGACATATCGCGCTCGGAGTGTTGCCGGGCCTGGTCGGTGTCGGTGTCGGCCTCGTGCTCGTCGCGTTCGGAAGCGGCGGGCTGAAGGCCAATGCGTCCTCGCTGCTGGGCACCCTCTACAAACCCGGCGATCCGCGTTTCGACGGCGGCTTTACGTTGTTCTATCTCGGTATCAACCTCGGCGCCTTCAGCGGCCCGCTGCTCACCGGTCTGTTGCAACGGCACTGGGGGTTTCATTATGGATTCGGCGCTGCCGCGGTCGGCATGGCGGTCGGTCTGACGCAGTACGTGGTGTTCCGCCGCAACCTCGGCTCTGCGGGCAGGCAGGTGCCTAATCCGTTGCCGCGCAGTGCCCTCTGCCCGATCGCCGCACTGTTCGTCGGTGCCGCGATCGTTGTCGCGATAGTGCTGGCAACCGGGCTGGTGAACCTGAACAACCTTTCGGAGGTCACCACCGGGGTCATCGTCGTCGCGTCGATCGCCTATTTCGTCGTCATGCTGACCAGCGCCAAGGTGTCCACGGTCGAGCGCAGCCGAGTCCGTGCGTTCATTCCGCTGTTCATTGCGAACGCTGTGTTCTGGTCGCTGTTCCAGCAGATCTTCACGGTGCTCGCGGTGTACTCCGATGAGCGAATGAACTGGAGCATTTTCGGCTGGACCGCACCGTCGAGCTGGATCGGTTCGGTGGAGCCGGTCTGGGTCATCCTGCTGTCACCGCTTTTCGCGTTGATGTGGACCAAACTCGGCAACCGAGCGCCGAGTACCCCGCACAAGTTCGCCATGGGCGTCATCGGAATGGGCTTGGCATTCTGGCTGTTCGTGCTGTTCTCGAGTGCCGAGGGCAAGTCGGTTCCCGCACTGGCGGTGTTTGCTGTCATGGCCGCGTTCGCCGTCTCGGAGTTGCTGCTCTCACCCATTGGTCTTTCGGTCACCACGCAGTTGGCTCCCGAAGCCTTCCGCGCCCAGATGATGGCGCTGTACTTCTTCTCGGTCGGCCTCGGCACCTCGATGTCGGGCACGCTGGCCCGCTTCTACGATGCCGACCACGAATTCGCCTACTTCGGCATCACCGGCGCGGTCGCGATCCTGGCGGGGCTGGTAGTCGTTGCCTTGTCACCCTTGGTGAGCCGACACATGCAAGGCGTTCACTAG
- a CDS encoding Y4yA family PLP-dependent enzyme: MIEEPLNTRDRSTPPGAARPGTETAPNRGLRQIHAAPMPALTDEWERRVYDDPNLLGDIAFAVGGPFHLMYPQRVGRNIERFHAAFEQAGVDGVVYYGKKANKAACVGRVCAQQGAGVDVSSIGELTSALAQGVRGHELMVTGPAKSDDLLWLAVRRGALIAVDSLDELDRLATLTTVAAPAEVVLRVLPAISTSRFGMTGGELGRALSLIGSSGTVGNESIRLTGFSFHLSGYDAVARAEQAHALIDRCRDARTLGHPVTTISIGGGFGVDYVPASAWAEFTAAADPRWFHAGKSFGSYYPYHFPAPGPAMLTTILDHHGLAGRLRDNGIRLAVEPGRALLDHAGCTVFRVQGSKTRHTDGQPYHLLTVDGSSLSLSEQWFDSEYLPDPMLWPQQPGGTPTPTCVGAATCLESDMLSWRRIPLPRPATIGDLLIYPNTAGYQMDSNESAFHELPIPPKAVLHEAPGERLRWTLDAG; the protein is encoded by the coding sequence ATGATCGAGGAACCGTTGAACACTCGTGACCGGAGCACACCTCCCGGTGCCGCCCGGCCGGGCACCGAGACCGCGCCGAACCGCGGGTTGCGCCAGATCCACGCGGCACCGATGCCCGCGCTCACCGACGAATGGGAGCGGCGGGTATACGACGATCCGAATCTGCTCGGTGATATCGCCTTCGCGGTCGGCGGGCCGTTCCATCTCATGTATCCCCAGCGGGTCGGGCGGAATATCGAGCGATTCCATGCCGCGTTCGAGCAGGCGGGCGTCGACGGGGTCGTCTACTACGGAAAGAAGGCCAACAAGGCCGCCTGCGTCGGACGGGTCTGTGCGCAACAGGGTGCTGGTGTCGATGTCTCCAGCATCGGCGAGCTGACTTCCGCACTGGCACAGGGTGTTCGCGGGCACGAGTTGATGGTGACCGGCCCGGCCAAATCCGATGACCTGCTGTGGCTCGCGGTCCGGCGCGGCGCACTGATCGCGGTGGACAGCCTCGACGAACTCGACCGGCTCGCCACGCTCACCACCGTGGCCGCACCTGCCGAGGTAGTACTTCGCGTGCTGCCCGCCATATCGACGAGCAGATTCGGGATGACCGGCGGCGAGCTGGGCCGGGCGCTGTCGCTCATCGGCTCCTCCGGCACCGTCGGCAACGAGTCGATCCGGTTGACGGGTTTCAGTTTCCACCTGTCGGGCTACGACGCCGTCGCGCGCGCGGAGCAGGCGCACGCGCTGATCGACCGGTGCCGGGACGCCCGGACGCTCGGCCATCCGGTGACGACCATCTCCATCGGCGGCGGATTCGGTGTCGACTATGTCCCGGCGTCGGCATGGGCCGAGTTCACCGCTGCCGCCGACCCGCGGTGGTTCCATGCGGGCAAGTCCTTCGGTTCGTACTACCCCTACCACTTCCCCGCCCCTGGCCCCGCCATGCTGACCACCATCCTGGACCACCACGGCTTGGCAGGACGCCTGCGCGACAACGGCATCCGCCTCGCCGTCGAACCGGGCCGTGCCCTGCTCGACCACGCGGGCTGCACCGTCTTCCGGGTGCAGGGCAGCAAAACCCGCCACACGGACGGGCAGCCCTACCACCTGCTCACCGTCGACGGCAGCAGTCTGAGCCTGTCCGAGCAATGGTTCGACAGCGAATACCTTCCGGACCCGATGCTGTGGCCGCAGCAACCCGGTGGCACACCCACACCAACCTGTGTCGGCGCGGCGACCTGCCTGGAATCCGACATGCTCAGCTGGCGGCGCATCCCACTGCCGCGGCCCGCGACGATCGGCGATCTGCTGATCTACCCGAATACCGCCGGCTACCAAATGGATTCGAACGAGTCGGCTTTTCACGAACTACCCATACCGCCGAAGGCGGTGTTGCACGAAGCACCCGGCGAACGGTTGCGCTGGACGCTCGACGCCGGATAA
- a CDS encoding amino acid permease — protein sequence MTTSRPDRRNALFRTKSVEQSIRDTDEPDSKLRKELTAWDLTVFGVAVVVGAGIFTLTARTAGNVAGPSVSLAFVFAAIACGLTALCYAEFASTVPVAGSAYTFSYATFGELVAWIIGWDLILEFALATSVVAKGWSQYLGEVMGSRQPVVHLGPITFDWGAVLLIAILAVLLAVGTKVSSRVSAVAVAIKLCVVALVLVVGATYFDSSNLKPYIPPSQPGAEGEGLHQSLFSFLTGAGHSTFGWYGLLAAASLVFFAFIGFDVVATTAEETKNPQKSLPRGILGSLLIVTVLYVAVSLVLTGMVPYTALAGDNATLATAFAIHGATWVKNIISVGALAGLTTVVMVMYLGQTRVLFAMSRDGLLPRRLAHTGKHGTPVRLTVIVGVICAILAGFIDFGTLEEMVNIGTLFAFVLVAIGVLILRRTRPDLPRGFRVPLVPLIPVLAVLACAWLMLNLSVETWLRFVVWMALGLLVYITYGRRHSVLRTTPDEDPGTAQPADVTD from the coding sequence GTGACGACTTCGCGACCCGATCGTCGAAACGCTCTGTTCCGCACCAAATCCGTGGAGCAGTCGATCCGAGACACCGACGAGCCGGACTCCAAGCTACGCAAGGAGCTGACCGCCTGGGACCTCACGGTCTTCGGTGTCGCCGTCGTCGTCGGTGCCGGTATCTTCACCCTCACCGCGCGGACCGCCGGAAATGTTGCCGGGCCGTCGGTTTCGCTCGCTTTTGTCTTCGCCGCGATCGCCTGTGGGCTCACGGCGCTCTGTTACGCCGAGTTCGCCTCGACCGTGCCGGTAGCCGGCAGTGCATACACGTTCTCCTACGCAACCTTTGGTGAGCTGGTCGCCTGGATCATCGGCTGGGACTTGATTTTGGAGTTCGCGCTCGCGACTTCCGTTGTGGCCAAGGGCTGGTCGCAATACCTCGGTGAAGTGATGGGGTCTCGACAGCCGGTCGTGCATCTCGGGCCTATCACCTTCGATTGGGGCGCAGTACTTCTCATCGCGATCCTCGCGGTGTTGCTCGCGGTCGGAACGAAGGTCTCATCCCGGGTTTCCGCAGTGGCGGTGGCCATCAAATTGTGTGTGGTCGCGCTGGTGCTGGTCGTTGGTGCCACCTATTTCGACTCTTCGAATCTGAAGCCCTACATTCCGCCGTCGCAGCCGGGAGCGGAAGGTGAGGGGTTGCACCAGTCGCTGTTCTCGTTCCTCACCGGCGCGGGCCACAGCACCTTCGGCTGGTACGGCTTGCTCGCGGCCGCCAGTCTGGTGTTCTTCGCGTTCATCGGCTTCGATGTCGTCGCGACCACCGCCGAGGAAACGAAGAACCCGCAAAAATCCTTGCCTCGGGGCATTCTCGGTTCACTGCTGATCGTCACGGTGCTCTATGTCGCGGTCTCCCTGGTGCTCACCGGAATGGTCCCTTACACCGCCCTCGCCGGTGACAATGCCACGCTTGCCACCGCCTTCGCGATCCACGGCGCGACCTGGGTGAAGAACATCATCTCCGTCGGCGCGCTCGCGGGTCTGACCACCGTTGTCATGGTGATGTACCTCGGGCAGACCCGAGTCCTGTTCGCCATGTCCCGCGACGGGCTGTTGCCGCGCAGGTTGGCCCACACCGGTAAACATGGCACCCCGGTGCGCCTGACCGTCATCGTGGGCGTCATCTGCGCGATCCTGGCCGGCTTCATCGACTTCGGCACCCTCGAAGAGATGGTCAATATCGGCACCCTGTTCGCCTTCGTGCTCGTCGCCATCGGCGTGCTCATCCTGCGCCGCACCCGTCCGGACCTCCCGCGTGGCTTCCGAGTCCCCCTTGTCCCGCTCATCCCCGTCCTCGCGGTCCTGGCCTGCGCGTGGCTGATGCTCAACCTCTCCGTCGAAACCTGGCTCCGCTTCGTGGTCTGGATGGCTCTGGGTCTGCTCGTCTACATCACCTACGGCCGCCGCCACTCGGTGCTGCGCACTACCCCCGACGAAGACCCCGGCACAGCTCAGCCCGCGGACGTCACCGACTGA
- a CDS encoding DUF501 domain-containing protein — MTEPTDRDLEIIAKQLGREPRGVLAVAYRTPDGLPAVVKTAPRLPDGTPFPTLYYLTDPRLTAEASRQESAGVMREMTDRLAADPELAAAYRAAHESYLAERNEIESLGTDFTGGGMPERVKCLHVLIAHALAKGPGVNPFGDEAVALAADNGLRGTAIPADWPTYQRTEAQADER; from the coding sequence GTGACCGAACCGACCGACCGCGATCTCGAGATCATCGCCAAGCAGCTCGGCCGCGAACCGCGCGGTGTGCTCGCCGTCGCCTATCGCACCCCGGACGGACTGCCCGCGGTAGTGAAGACCGCGCCCCGGCTGCCCGACGGTACGCCCTTCCCGACGCTGTATTACCTGACCGACCCGAGGCTGACCGCCGAGGCGAGCAGGCAGGAATCGGCGGGTGTGATGCGGGAGATGACCGACCGGCTCGCTGCCGACCCGGAATTGGCCGCCGCCTACCGTGCCGCGCACGAGAGTTATCTGGCCGAGCGCAACGAAATCGAGTCCCTCGGCACCGATTTCACCGGTGGCGGGATGCCGGAGCGGGTCAAATGCCTGCATGTGCTGATCGCGCACGCCTTGGCGAAGGGGCCAGGGGTCAATCCGTTCGGCGACGAGGCGGTGGCTCTCGCGGCCGACAATGGTCTGCGTGGCACGGCGATTCCCGCCGACTGGCCGACATACCAACGGACCGAGGCGCAGGCGGACGAGCGCTGA